A window from Chrysemys picta bellii isolate R12L10 chromosome 2, ASM1138683v2, whole genome shotgun sequence encodes these proteins:
- the ATXN1 gene encoding ataxin-1 isoform X3: MKSNQERSNECLPPKKREIPTTSLPSEVKPVVLPNENHRTDNLTWLSSMPSSQSSMGGRHRTGGSSVEIGLQQGLHKAPSTGMDYSPPSAPRSVPVSTTLPTVYSPALSQSGTPVSPVQYTHLQHTFQFVGPQYSGPYAGFIPSQLISPTANSATCAAASATAVATTPSQRSQLEAYSTFLASMSSLSQQGHKVEQHLVRTPGLIAAGSPPPTQQNQYVHISSSPQSTVRNVSPPTIPVHLHPHQTAIPHTLTLGPSSQVVVQYSDSGGHFVTRDSTKKAESSRLQAMQAKEILNGEIEKSRRYGLSPSGDVSLVKAGNKPAPHHYETRHVVVHSSPAEYSARDSSGIRASVMVVPNSSTPITEMEVQQATNRETPPSVLNDKGNLHLGKPAHRSYALSPQQTMGHEGVKAVATLSPHTVIQTTHSASEQLPVGLPATAFYAGTQPPVIGYLSSQQQAIGYPGNLPQHLVIPGTQPLLIPVGNADVESSGVAPAIVTSSPQFAAVPHTFVTTTIPKSENFSAESLATQPAYQAAVVQAQIHLPVVQSVASPAAAPPTLPPYFMKGSIIQLANGELKKVEDLKTEDFIQSAEISNDLKIDSSTVERIEDSHNPGIAVIQFAVGEHRAQYHFKRHKEDPQNCFSFTAFKSPVISLQCRLRASHLFFGFMIRKTVPGSEPPDHWSLHQQKRYKLVGSIYVMSCSQICQCSQCVVMLHTGKSSLAEG; encoded by the exons ATGAAATCCAACCAAGAGAGGAGCAATGAATGCCTGCCGCCCAAAAAGCGAGAAATCCCCACCACCAGCCTGCCCTCCGAGGTGAAGCCAGTGGTCCTGCCAAACGAAAACCACCGCACGGACAACTTAACATGGCTCTCCAGTAtgcccagcagccagagcagcaTGGGTGGAAGGCACCGGACTGGAGGGAGTTCAGTGGAGATTGGCTTGCAGCAGGGTTTACACAAAGCACCGTCTACAGGAATGGACTATTCCCCACCGAGTGCTCCCAGGTCCGTTCCAGTCTCAACAACACTTCCCACAGTGTACTCGCCCGCACTCTCACAGTCAGGGACGCCTGTATCCCCGGTGCAGTACACGCACCTGCAGCACACTTTCCAGTTCGTTGGGCCCCAGTACAGTGGACCATACGCCGGATTCATCCCCTCCCAgttgatttccccgacagccaatTCCGCAACTTGTGCGGCAGCCTCTGCCACTGCTGTTGCAACCACTCCATCCCAGCGTTCCCAGCTGGAGGCTTATTCCACTTTCCTGGCCAGCATGAGCAGCTTAAGTCAGCAGGGGCACAAAGTTGAGCAGCATCTAGTCAGGACACCTGGATTGATTGCAGCAGGGTCTCCTCCACCGACCCAGCAAAACCAGTATGTCCACATTTCCAGCTCTCCCCAGAGCACAGTCAGAAATGTCTCTCCTCCGACCATCCCAGTCCATTTGCATCCCCACCAAACGGCGATTCCACACACCCTCACCCTCGGCCCCTCCTCCCAAGTGGTGGTGCAGTACTCGGACTCCGGGGGCCACTTTGTCACGAGGGATTCTACCAAGAAAGCTGAGAGCAGCAGGCTGCAGGCAATGCAGGCGAAGGAAATACTGAATGGAGAGATCGAGAAAAGCAGGAGGTACGGCCTGTCGCCCTCTGGAGATGTGAGTCTAGTCAAAGCAGGCAATAAACCAGCTCCTCATCATTATGAGACCAGACATGTGGTGGTGCACTCGAGTCCTGCTGAGTACAGTGCACGGGATTCCTCAGGCATCAGGGCCTCTGTTATGGTTGTACCGAACAGCAGCACACCTATTACGGAGATGGAGGTACAGCAGGCCACCAACAGAGAAACTCCTCCCTCAGTCCTCAACGACAAGGGAAACCTGCATTTAGGAAAGCCAGCCCACAGGTCTTATGCTTTATCTCCGCAACAGACTATGGGCCACGAGGGGGTGAAAGCGGTCGCCACGCTGTCCCCCCACACTGTCATTCAGACAACCCACAGCGCCTCAGAGCAACTCCCTGTCGGGCTGCCTGCAACAGCCTTCTATGCCGGGACCCAGCCACCGGTAATTGGCTATCTGAGCAGTCAGCAGCAAGCGATTGGTTACCCTGGAAACCTGCCACAGCACCTGGTGATccctggcacccagcccctgcttataCCAGTTGGCAATGCAGATGTTGAATCATCAGGAGTAGCACCTGCTATAGTCACTTCATCTCCCCAGTTTGCAGCAGTGCCTCATACATTTGTCACTACCACCATTCCTAAGAGTGAGAATTTCAGTGCTGAGTCGCTAGCAACCCAGCCGGCCTACCAGGCAGCCGTGGTGCAGGCCCAGATCCACCTCCCGGTGGTGCAGTCCGTAgcttctccagcagcagctcctcctacACTGCCTCCTTACTTCATGAAAGGGTCAATCATTCAGTTGGCCAATGGGGAGCTGAAGAAAGTAGAGGACTTAAAAACAGAAGACTTTATACAGAGTGCAGAAATTAGCAATGACCTGAAAATAGACTCCAGCACAGTGGAGAGAATTGAAGACAGCCATAACCCAGGCATTGCTGTCATACAGTTTGCAGTTGGAGAGCATCGAGCACAG TATCACTTTAAGAGACATAAGGAGGATCCACAGAATTGCTTTTCGTTTACAGCCTTCAAATCCCCAGTGATATCATTGCAGTGTAGGCTTAGAGCCTCACATCTCTTCTTCGGCTTCATGATCAGAAAAACAGTCCCTGGATCAGAACCG ccaGACCACTGGTCTCTGCACCAGCAGAAGAGGTACAAATTAGTAGGTAGCATTTATGTCATGTCTTGTTCACAGATATGTCAGTGTAGCCAATGTGTTGT